The genomic window CGATGCGGACCTTGGCGAACGGGTCGTCTTTGGCCTTCTCACCGGCGAACGCCGCGCGCACCCGCTTGCCCTGGTGCTCCACGTGCGCCTGGTAGGCGCCATAGGCCATGCCCACGATGGGCGCCGAGATGGTGGTGGGATGCATTGTGCCCCAAGGCATTTTGTAGACCGGGGCGGTATTGGTCTGGTAGCCGCCCGCGGTGCCGTCGTTCATCGCCTTGTAGGACAGGAAGCGGTGGCGGGGCACGAAGACGTCCTTGACGACAACGGTGTTGCTGCCGGTGCCGCGCAGCCCGACGACATGCCAGACGTCGTCGATGCGGTATTCCGACCGGGGAATCAGGAAGCTGCCGAAGTCGACCGGCCGACCGTCCTTGATGACCGGCCCCCCGAGGAAGGCCCAGGTCGCGTGGTCACAACCGGATGACCAGTTCCACGAGCCGTTGACCAGATAGCCACCGTCGGTCACCACGCCGGCGCCCATGGGGGCGTAGGACGACGAGATACGCGTTTTGGTGTCCTCGCCCCAGACTTCTTCTTGAGCCTGCTGGTCGAACAGCGCCAAGTGCCAGTTGTGCACGCCGATGATCGAGCTCACCCAACCGGTCGAACCGCAGGCGCTGGCCAGCCGCCGGGTCGCCTCGTAGAACAGCGTGGGATCGCATTGCAGGCCGCCCCACTGTTCGGGCTGCAGCAGCGTGAAAAAGCCGGCCTCTTCGAGCTCGTCGACGGTTTCCTGGGGCAGCCGCCGCAGATCCTCCGTCGCTTGCGCGCGCTCCCGAATCTTGGGAAGCAAATCATCGATGGCAGCCAACACCGCCTGCGCATCACGCTGTTGAATGGACGTCACTTAGGTTTGCCTCCTGCGAAGTGGCGGACTGTGCTCACACCGACACGGACAGATTTGGACTTAGACAAAGACTAGAACACGTTCCGATTTGTGTCGAGCAGGGTATTCCTGCGGCTGGTAGCGATACGAATCCGGTTTTCTATAACATGTTCTAGTTATGACGGAAGGAAGGCGGCCTTGACCGAGGGTATCCCCGACGAGCCGCTCGGCGACCACGTCTTGGAGCTGCAGATCGCCGAGGTCGTCGCCGAGACCGACGACGCGCGGTCGCTGATCTTCTCGGTGCCGGATGGTCCGGGCGACCCCGCCATCTCGCCGGAGCGGCTGCGGTACGCCCCCGGCCAGTTTTTGACGCTGCGCATCCCCAGTGAGCGCACCGGGTCGGTGGCGCGCTGCTATTCGCTGTGCAGTTCGCCGTTCACCGACGACGCGCTGGCGGTGACGGTCAAGCGGACGGCCGACGGATACGCGTCCAACTGGCTGTGCGAGAACGCGCACCCGGGCATGCGGATTCACGTGCTGGCGCCGTCGGGCACCTTCGTGCCCAAGACGCTCGACGACGACTTCCTGCTCCTGGCGGCGGGCAGCGGCATCACCCCGATCATGGCGATCTGCAAGTCGGCGCTGTCCGAAGGCAGCGGACAGGTGACCTTGGTGTACGCCAACCGCGACGAGAACTCGGTGATCTTCCGCGACGCGCTGCGCGAGCTTGCGGTCAAGTATCCGCACCGGCTCATGGTGGTGCACTGGCTGGAGTCGGTGCAGGGGCTGCCGACCGCGCCCGCACTGGCCAAGCTGGCCGCTCCCTTCACCGACCGGCCGGCCTACATCTGCGGTCCCGGTCCATTCATGGAGGCGGCGCGCACCGCGTTGGAAACGTTGAACGTCCCGGCACAGCAAGTGCACATCGAGGTGTTCAAGTCACTGGAGTCCGACCCGTTCGCGTCGGTGAAGGTCGAGGAGACGGGCGACCAGCCGCCCGCCACCGCCGTCGTCGAGCTGGACGGCGAGACGCACACGGTGTCGTGGCCGCGCACCGCCAAGCTGCTCGACGTGCTGCTCGCCAAGGGGCTCGACGCGCCGTTCTCCTGCCGCGAGGGCCACTGCGGGGCCTGTGCCTGCACGCTGCGCAACGGCAAAGTCAGCATGGAAGTCAACGACGTGCTGGAACAGGAAGACCTCGACGACGGGCTAATTCTGGCCTGTCAATCTCACCCCGAATCTGATTCGGTAGAAGTGACCTACGACGAGTAGGGGTAGCAAACCGGGAAGGGGAGCGCGATGAGGCGACTTGGTTTCGCGGTGGTGGGCCTGGTGGTGGCGTTGTCGGCTACTCCCGTGGCGGCGGCGGGCACCAATACCGCGACCACGCTGTTCCCCGTCGATGAGGCCAACCAGTTGGAGACTCGCGCCGTCGTCAACTGTCACGGCAACGGCAGCTGTGACTTCCTCGCCGGGACCAACCTGCGCACCCCCGAGGGTCCGGCTGGGTTTCCGTCGGACTTGTGGGCGCGGCAGACCACAGAGATTCGCTCGACGAATCGGTTGGCCTACCTGGACGCACATGCCACCGGCCAGTTCGAGCGGGTGTTCAAAGAGGGCGGGAACGACGTGATCACGACGGTCTATTTCGGTGAGGGCCCGCCGGACAAGTACCAGACCACCGGGGTGATCGACTCGACGAGTTGGTCGACGGGTCAACCGATGACCAACGTCAACGTGATCGTCTGCACCCACACGCAGGTGGTCTATTCCGGGGTCAACCTGACCACGCCGAGCACCTGCGCGCAGACCAACTTCTCCTAGGGCGGGCGCGGCGCTCGTTCGCCGAGATCAGCGAAGTCAGCCGGCCAACGTGATGATCGGCGCCTGGCCGGGGCGCCACCCTCTGCTCAGCAACGCCTTCCGGACGCGTTCGATGACCTCCTTGGGTTGGTCTTCGGCGATGACCCGGACCACGATCCAGCCCAACTCCGCAAGCTTGCGTGAACGCCACTGGTCCTTCGCGTATTGCCGACGGTCGCTGCGATGCTGGTCGCCGTCGTACTCGACGGCCACGCCGAACTCCGGCCAACCCATGTCCAGCATGGCCACTGCCCGATAGTTTTCGCCGACAGGTATCTGCGTGGTGAGAGCCGGCAAACCCGCGTCCAACATCAAGAGCCGCAGCCAAGACTCCTTGGGAGAGGCACAACCACCGTCGACCAGTCGTAGCGCCGACTGCAGTCGGCGCGTTCCGCGGGCACCGGGGTATCGCTGGGTCAGCGCCAACACCGCGTCCACGTGAAACGGTGTTGCGCGCATCAACGCGTCCAGGCGAGCCACCGCCTGAGTGCGGGGCAGCTGACGACCCAGGTCGTAGGCCGTCCGCGCCAGCGTGGTGACGGGCAAGCCGGCAACGCGGGTGATCTCGTCGTTGCCTAACGTCTGCTCGCGTGCGACGACTCCTGATGGCGGCCGGGTATTCGAAAAGATCAACTCGATAGGGGTATTGGCGTCAACCCACCGGGCGCCGTGCAAAGCCGAGGCCGCGACACCAGCAATGACCCCTCGACGCCGCGACCACAACCACGCGGCTTCGGTCCGGTGCCGTAGGGAAAGCTCCTGTCCCTTGGGGGCATACACCCCCGGAAGGATCGGTCGATACCAGCGTTGCAACTCGTGCCGCGTCAACTCACCGCGTGCTACGGCTTCGCTGCCCCGGAACACCACCTGCATGCCAGGCATGGTGGCATCGAGGCCCGACATGACGCCGAGGCTGAAAAATTGCAGGGAAAGTGCGACTTGGGTTCAGGGGGTAATTGCAACACTTCGTAGTAAGGAGTGTTCGGTGACGCGCCAATGGCAGGGGTTATCGGCTCGGCGTCGGTTCTGGGAGTTGATCGCTGCGGGATGGTCTTCAGAGGATGCCGGTGTTGCTGTCGGCGTGTCTGGAAGCTGCGGCTGGAGATGGTTTTGCAGATTTGGTGGCGTGAATCCACAACTGCAAGCGCCACAGGGGCGCAAGCGTCCGCGGCTGTCGCCTGAGGAGCGCGAACAGATCATGATCGGCACCTCACGAGGTGAGTCGATTCGCTTGATCGCTCATCGATTGAAGCGGGCGCCGTCAACGGTCATGCGCGAGATTGACCGAAACGGCGCTGCTCGCGGTCTGACCGGTCGCTATCGGGCTAAGTATCGGTTCGGGGCCCGCCAGTGCGGGTGGGATGCCACGTCGGGGTATTCGGCGCGGATCGCTCAACGCCGGAGCGAGGAACGGGCGCGCCGCCCGAAGGCCGGCAAGCTGACCCGCTGCCCGCAGTTGGCCGGCAAGGTGCAGGCATTGTTGACTAAGAAATACAGCCCGGAGCAGATCGCCGGCGAGCTAGCCAAGACCTATCCCGACAGCCCGGAGATGCACGTGTCCCACGAGACCATCTACCGAGCGCTTTACGTGCAAGGACGCGGTGAGTTACGCCGCGATCTGGTCACCTGCCTGCGCACCGGGCGCGCGCTGCGTCGACCCCGTAAGAGAGCTCGCGCAGGAGATGGTCGCAGCCGCATTCCGGGCATGGTCAACATCAGCGAGCGCCCCGCCGAGGCCGCCGACCGCGCCGTACCTGGGCATTGGGAGGGAGACCTCATCATCGGCAAGAACCAGGCCTCTCAGATAGGCACCCTAGTCGAGCGCTCCACTGGATTCGTGCAGCTGCTGCACCTACCCGCTAGCCGCCAGGCCGATGTGGTCGCCGAGGCCATGATCGCCAAAATCCAAGTCCTGCCACGAGATCTGTGGAAGACCCTAACCTGGGATCAAGGCCACGAAATGGCCGCTCACGGCCGTATCAGCCTTGCCGCTGACCTCGACATCTACTTCTGCGACCCACATTCACCCTGGCAACGCGGCAGCAACGAAAACACCAACGGCCTCTTGCGCCAATACTTTCCGAAGGGCACCGACTTATCAATCCACTCAGCTGCCTACCTCGACGAGGTTGCTGCCGAACTCAACAACCGGCCACGAAAGCGATTCGACTGGGACAGCCCCGCCAAGATGCTCGATCGGCTACTGTCGAGCGCGTCAACAGCCACTGTTGCAAGCAAACCTTGAATCCGCCCGAGTGGGGGCCTGCAGAATTACAGGCTCGGCGAAAGGCGACGCTCGAGTGCACGCGGAAAGGTGCGCGGGGGCGACTTCAGCGGGGCAGGCCGAGCAACCGCTCGGCGGCTACCGTGAGCAGAATCTGCTCAGTGCCGCCGGCAATGGTGAGGCAGCGGGTGTTCAGGAAGTCATGCACCGCAGCGTTTTCCACCAGGCCGCCGCCCTCGGAGACGTCCATCATGTACTCGGCCAGCGCTTGGCGGTAACGCACCCCGATCAGCTTGCGCACGCTCGATTGCGCACCCGGGTCCTGCCCGCCGACGGCCAGTTGGGCGATGCGCTGATCGAGCAGCGCCCCCGCTTGCGCGTCGAGGATCAACATCGCTAGCCGATCCTGTTGTGCCACATCGATGTTCAGCTCAGCCAACACCTTGAGCAACTCCTCCATCGGGTTGCCCAGCGCGGTGCCGGTGGCCATGGCGACGCGCTCGTTGGCCAGCGTGGTCCGCGCCAGCCGCCAGCCGTCGTTCACGGCGCCGACCACCATCTCGTCGGGAACGAACACGTTGTCCAGGAACACTTCGTTGAACAGCGAGTCACCGGTGATCTCGCGCAGCGGGCGGATCTCGATGCCCGGCGACTTCATGTCGACCAGGAAGTAGGTGATCCCCTTGTGCTTGGGCGCGTCGGGATCGGTGCGCGCCAGGCATACCCCCCAGCGCGCCTTCTGCGCGGCCGATGTCCACACCTTCTGCCCGGTCAGCAGCCAACCGCCGTCACCGCGCACCGCCTTGGTCCGCAACGACGCCAGGTCCGATCCTGCCCCCGGCTCGGAAAACAGTTGGCACCAGAGGAATTCGCCACGCAGGGTGGCCGGCACGAACTGCTCGATCTGTTCGGGCGTGCCGTGCTCGAGGATGGTCGGCGCCGCCCACCAGCCGATGACCAAGTCGGGCCGGATCACGCCGGCGGCCGCCATCTCTTGGTCGATGAGCAACTGCTCGGCCGGCAGCGCGCCGCGGCCGTACGGTGCCGGCCAGTGCGGCGCCAGCAGCCCGGCCTCGGCCAGGGCGACCTGCCGTTTCTCCTCGGGCAGACTCGCCACGTCGGCGATGGCCGCCGCGATCTCGGGTCGGCGGTCGGAGACCTCGGAGAGATCCAGGCCGAGGCGGCGTCGGACACCGTCCTGGGTCAAGGTGGCGACCCGACGCAGCCAGTATTCGGCACCGCCGAGGAAACGGCCGTTGGCGTAGGCCCGGCGCAGGTACAGGTGGGCGTCGTGTTCCCAGGTGCAGCCGATGCCGCCGAGCACCTGGATGCAGTCTTTGACGTTGGCTTTGGCGGCGGTGATGCCGATGCTGGCGGCCAGCGCCGCCGCGATGGCCAATTGCGCGTCATCGGTATCGGCGGCGGCCCGAGCGGCGTCGGCGGCGGCCACCTCGGCCTGCTCGGCCCGACACAGCATCTCCGCGCAGATGTGCTTGACGGCTTGGAAGCTGCCGATGGGCTTGCCGAACTGCTCCCGGACCTTGGCGTAGGCGACGGCGGTGTCCAGTGCCCACCGCGTCACACCGGCGGCCTCGGCGGCCAGCACGGTCGCGGCCAAATCCCGCACTCGCTCCGTCGACACCGCGACGGCTGTCGCCGGCGCCGAGGTGAGCACCACCCGCGCCAGGGGTCGCGAGAAGTCGGTGGCGCGCAACGCTTCCACCTGCACGCCGTCGCCGGCGGCGTCGACCAGCAGCCAGGAATCACCACCCGGGACCAGCAGCAAGCCGTCTGCGGTGGCACCTAGAACCAGCGGCAATTCACCCGATGCCTGCTCGCCGTCGAACGAAACGCTGCCATCCAGGGCCATGCCGGCGAAGCGCTCGCCCGAGGCCAGGGCACCCAACGCCTCGGTGTCGGAGACGACCAGTGTGGCCAGCGCTGTCGTCGCGACCGGTCCGGGCACCAGCGCCTTGGCCGCCTCTTCGACCATCGCGCACAGGTCTTCGATGCTGCCGCCGGCCCCGCCTCGCTCCTCCGGGACGGCGACTCCGAACAAGCCGAGGTCGGCCAGGCCCGCGAACACCGGCCGCCACGCGTCGGTGTCGCCTTGTTCCACTTCGCGCACCGCCGCGGTGGCGGCCGATCCTGAGGCCGAAGTGCGGGCCCAGTCGCGCACCAGCTCGCGCGCCGCGAACTGTTCGTCGGTGACGGTGGCTACCACTGCAGACCTCCGGGTCGGTATTTCACATGGTTAGGAACAATTCAACCCCACTAGAACGTGTTCTAATAGTGCAGATGACCAACCGTCAAATCGATGGGTATAACACCAGTACATCTTGGTTGGTCCAGTAGCGGGGAGGTGGGAGATTTTCGTTCAACGTGCGTATCGTTTGGGAACGAACCGCCCAGCGAAGGAGTTGCCCGCTACATGTCACCAGCGAACGCAAACGCGGGCCGTGGTTCCGACGCGCAGCCTCGCGAGGTCATGAACGTGGCGGTACTTGCTGAGTCGGAACTCGGTTCGGAGGCGCAGCGCGAGCGCCGCAAGCGCATCTTGGACGCCACCATGGCCATCGCCTCCAAAGGCGGCTACGAGGCCGTGCAGATGCGCGCCGTAGCCGACCGCGCCGATGTCGCCGTCGGCACGCTCTACCGCTACTTCCCCTCCAAGGTGCACCTGTTGGTCTCGGCGCTGGGCCGGGAGTTCAGCCGCATCGACGCCAAGACCGACCGCTCGTCCATGACGGGGGGCACACCGTTTCAGCGGCTCAACTTCATGGTCGGCAAGCTCAACCGGGCCATGCAACGCAACCCGCTGCTGACCGAGGCGATGACACGGGCCTACGTGTTCGCCGACGCCTCGGCCGCCAGCGAGGTCGACCAGGTCGAGAAGCTGATCGACAGCATGTTCGCCCGCGCAATGGCCGATGGTGAGCCGACCGAGGACCAGTACCACATCGCCCGGGTGATCTCGGACGTGTGGCTGTCGAACCTGCTGGCCTGGCTGACCCGCCGCGCCTCGGCCACCGATGTCAGCAAGCGGCTCGATCTGGCCGTACGCCTGCTGATCGGCGATCAAGACACCAGCAGCTAGGCGGGCGGCCCCGCGGTGCGGCCGCGGATCAACTCGGTATCCAGCATCTCGACCACCGGCAGACCCGAACGCGGGGGGTTCTGCAATAACTCCCCGGCCCGCCGGCCCTTCTGCAGGCTGGGTTGGGCCACGGTGGTCAGCCCACGGCTGATCGCGTCCGGGACGCCGTCGAACCCGGTGACCGTCATCTGTCCCGGAACGTAAATGCCATGGGCGCGAAGGTAATCCATCGCCGAGAGAGCCAAGATATCGGCCGTGCACATCAACGCGGTGATTCGCGGGTTGGCCTCCAGCGCCACTTTGGCCGCGTCGCCGCCGGAGGTGGGCAGGTGCTCGTAACTTTCCACCACGGTCAGCGAATCCGGATCGACCCCGGCCGCCTTCATCGCCTCCCACACCCCGATGATGCGTTCGCGCTGCACGTCGAACGCCGGCGACCTGAGCCGCTCGGCGTCCACCAGGCCTTGGCGCCGATCACTGCCCAGCCGCATGGTCAGCAACCCGATTTCGCGGTGCCCCAGCCCCAGCACATAGTCGGCGATCTTGCGCATCGCCGCGCGGTCGTCGATGCCCACCCGGGACACCCCGCTGATGTCCTTGGGTTGGTCGACGATCACCACCGGCAACCGGCGTTGCAACACCGTCTGCAGGTAGGGATCGTCATCGCACACCGAGTAGACGACGAAACCGTCCACGCCGGCACCCAGCACCGCGGCCGTGCCGTCGTCCCGGTTGCGAGTGGCCCCCACGGCGACCAGCAGCAGCCCCTGGCCCCCCTCCTCGCATGACTGCGCCACTCCGGCAACGAAATCCCGCGCCGCCGGGTCACTGAAGAAGTAGGTCAACGGTTCGGCCATCACCAAACCGACGGCGCCGGCCTTGCGGGTGCGCAACGAGCGCGCGACGGGATCCGGTCCCGCGTACCCCATCCGCTTCGCCGTGGCCAGCACCCGCTCCCGGAGGTCGGCGGAGAGCTGATCCGGGCGGTTGAACGCATTGGAGATGGTGGTGCGTGACACCTTGAGCTCGGCCGCCAACGACGCCAGAGTCGCCCGCGCGCGCGGTGTGGGACTCACGATCGGTGAGGCTACAGCGGCCGGCGCGGTCAAGTGTGCGGGACGCCACCTCGCGTTTTCTAATGGAAACGATTTCATTAGTATTATGTCCGCCTGTCGGCCGGCGAAGGGATGTAAACGTGCGATTGGCGTTTACGGCCGCGCTGTTCGGCCTGATCGCTTGCGGCATTGTCGCGGGTTGCGGCAGCGAGGGTCCGGCTCATCCGGGCGCGGTGGCAGTGGTGGCCTCCACCGACGTCTGGGGCAGCGTCGCGCGTGCGGTTGCCGGCGGCCATCTGCCCGTCAAATCCGTCCTGACCGGCGCCGACGCGGACCCGCACTCGTACGAGGCCACCGCGGCAGACGCCGCGGCCATCGCCGACGCCGATCTGGTGGTCTACAACGGCGGCGGCTACGACCCTTGGGTGGACCGGGTGCTTGCCGCCCATCCAGACATTCCGGCGATCGACGCCTACTCGTTGCTGGGCACGGTTCCCGCCGGACAGGCCCCAGACGAGCACGTCTTCTACAACCTGAGCGTCGCCAAGTCCGTCGCCGTCACGATCGCCGACCGCCTGGCCACCATCGACCCGCCGCATGCGGCCGACTACCGGGCCAATGCAGCCGAATTCGCCCGTGGCGCAGACGCCATCGCCAATTCCGAACACGCCATCGCCGCCACATATCCGGCCACCGGGGTGATCGCAACGGAGCCCGTCGTCAACTATCTGCTGGCCGCCGCCGGGCTGATCAATCGCACCCCGGCCGCTTTCACCATGGCCAACGAGAACGACAACGATCCATCCCCGGCCGACGTCGCATCCGTGTTGGACATGATCGACCATCGCGAAGTCAAGGCCGTGCTGATCAACCCGCAAACCTCCTCCGCGGTGACCAACGACCTGCAAGCGGCCGCCCGCCGCGCCGGGGTGCCGGTGACCGAGGTGACCGAGACCCTGCCCCGGGGCACCGATTACCTGACCTGGCAGCGCAATACCGTCAACCAGCTGACTGCCGCACTGCGGTCCGGCCGCTGAGTGCGCCGAAGTGAGTCATGATGCAGTCGCGCTCAGCGGCGCCCGGTTGGCCTTCGGTGACCGCGTGTTATGGGACCACCTCGATCTGTCCGTCACACCCGGTGAGTTCATTGCGGTGCTGGGTCCCAACGGCACCGGTAAGACGTCGTTGCTGAAGGTGCTGCTAGGGCAGCTGGCGCTCAGTGCCGGCAGTGCGGAGGTGGACGGGCAACGCGTGACGCCGGGCCGCAGCCGCAGTCCTCGCATCGGGTATGTGCCGCAACATCATCCGATCGACCCTGAGGTGATGTTGCGTGGCAGTGACCTGGTTCGACTGGGTATCGACGGGCGCCGGTGGGGCGCCTTGCCGCTGCGATCCGCCGATCGCGCCGCGCGACGTCACGCCGTCGAGCGGGCGCTGGAGCAAGTCAACGGCGAGCGGTTGGCCGGGGTGCGAGTGGGCCTGATGTCCGGTGGCGAGTTGCAGCGGGTTCGAGTAGCCCAAGCACTGGCCGGTGACCCCACGCTGCTGCTGTGTGACGAACCGCTGCTGACGCTGGATCCGGCCAACGCCAAGCTGATCTCCGGCCTCATCGACCGGCGCCGCCGGGACGCCGGCACCACCGTCATCGTCGTGACCCACGAGGTGAACAACATCCTGCCGTATGTGGACCGGGTGCTCTACCTGGTCAACGGACGCTTCGAAATCGGCACCGTCGAGCAGGTGATGACCACGCAGACGTTGTCCGCGCTGTACCGGGCGGACATCGAAGTCGTGAAGGTGAAGGACCGCTACGTGGTGGTGGGCGCACCGGACGGACACGCACCATGAACGAGCGACTGGCCGATCTACTGCACCACCTGTTCGCGTTCGACCTGACCGCCCATCTGCTCCGCCACGACTTCGTTCAGCAGGCGCTGCTGGCGGCAGGGTTGCTCGGCCTGGTCGCCGGGCTGATCGGCCCGTTCATCGTCATGCGCCAGATGTCGTTCGCAGTGCACGGATCCAGCGAATTGTCTTTGACCGGAGCGGCTTTCGCGCTGCTCACCGGGATGCACGTGGGTGTTGGAGCGTTGCTCGGCAGCGCGTTGGCGGCGGCGTTGTTCGGCGTACTGGGTCAGCGCAACCGGGAGCGGGACTCGGTGATCGGCGTGGTACTGGCGTTCGGGCTGGGCCTGGCGGTGTTGTTCATCCACCTCTATCCCGGCCGCACCGGGACCGCCTTCGCCTTGTTGACCGGCCAGATCGTGGGCGTCGGGTACTCCGGTCTGGCCATGTTGGCGGTGGTGTGCGCGCTGGTCGTCGTGGTCCTGACGATCTGCTATCGGCCGTTGTTGTTCGCGACCGTTGATCCCGACGTCGCCGCGGCCGCCGGGGTGCCGGTGCGTGCGCTGGGCATCGTGTTCGCCGCGCTGGTCGGCGTGGTGGCCGCGCAGGCCGTCCAGATCGTCGGGGCACTGCTGGTGATGTCGTTGCTCATCACACCCGCCGCCGCGGCCGCCCGCCTGGTCGCGGCCCCTGCCGCGGCGATAGTGACGTCGGTGGTGTTCGCCGAAGTGGCAGCGGTCGGCGGCATCGTGTTGTCACTGGCACCTGGCGTCCCGGTGTCGGTATTCGTGGCCACCATCTCGTTCCTCATCTACCTGATTTGCTGGTTGCTCGGGCGACGCCGGTCCGGCTGAGATTAAGCTGGAACAACCGTTCGCCGGGGGGAGGAAACGTGCGCCAGCAAAGGGTCGTGGTCGCCGTGTTGGCTGGTGTGTGCATGCTTGCCGTCGGGTGCACCAAGGTCGTCGACGGCAGCGCCGTCGCCGCCGACACGTCCGGGCCGTTGCATCAGGCCCCGATAGCGGTGGCCGCGCTGGAAGGCTTGATGCTGGACTCCAGCCAGATCAACAGGGAGTTGAGCGCCACCTCGATGAAGGTGTGGTTCAACGCCAAAGTCATGTGGGACTGGAGCAAGAACGTCTCGGACAAAGATTGCCTCGCCGTGGACGGGCCCGCGCAGGACAAGGTCTATGCCGGCACCGGATGGACCGCAATGCGCGGGCAGCGGCTCGACGACAGCGTCAACGACTCCAAGAAGCGCCAGCACTACGCCATTCAGGCCGTCGTCGCCTTCTCGAACGCGCAGGACGCCAACAACTTCTACACCAATCAGGTGCAGAGCTGGAAGAACTGCTCCAACCGGCGATTCTCCGACGTCGCACCTAACCAACCGGACACCGTGTGGACGGTGGCCGGTGTCGTGACCGAGAACGGGACACTGAGCACTTCACAGGTTCAGGAAGGCGGTGACGGGTGGACCTGCCAGCGCGCGTTGACCGTCCGCAACAACATCGCAATCGACATCGTGACGTGCGCCTACAACCAGACCGGTTCGGTAGCAACAGATATCGCGCTCCAAATCGCCGCCAAAGCCGCCAAGCAGTAAGCGCCGGCGGGTTGCCTCTGTTCCGCCAGCCGATCACCAGGATCGGGCAATAGGCTAGTCAGATGCCCGCTATCGACCTGAACGCCGACCTGGGTGAAGGCTTCGGCGTGTGGCGCCTCGGTGACGACGACGCCATGCTCGGGATCGTCAGCAGCGCCAACGTGGCGTGCGGCTTCCATGCCGGCGACCCGGCCGGACTGTTGCGGGTCTGCCGGTCGGCTGCCGAGCGGGGAGTTCGCATCGGCGCCCAAGTGAGCTATCGCGATCTGGCCGGCTTCGGCAGACGTTTCATCGACGCCACCGCCGAAGACCTGCTGGCCGACATCGTGTACCAGATCGGTGCGCTGCAGGCCATCGCGCACGTGGCGGGTTCGACGGTGTCATACGTGAAACCTCATGGGGCGCTGTACAACACGATCGTCTCCTACCGCGAGCAAGCAGCGGCGGTCGCCGATGCGGTAGCTGCGGTCGATGTGACACTGCCGGTGCTCGGGCTGGCGGGTTCGGTGTTCTTCGAGGAGGCCCGCCGCGTCGGGCTGCGCACGGTGGCGGAGGCGTTCGCCGACCGCGCTTACACCCCGCAAGGCCGGTTGGTGTCCCGACGACAGCCGGGGGCGGTGTTGGAAGATCCGGCCTTCATCGCGAACCGGGTGGTGGCGATGGTGACCTCGGGGGAGGTAGAAGCGGTGGACGGCAGCACGGTGGCTGTCACCGTGGAATCTGTTTGTGTGCACGGTGATTCGCCCGGTGCAGTGCAGATCGCCACCGCGGTACGCGATCGGCTGAACAGCGCCGGGATCGACGTCAGGGCGTTCTGCTGATGCGGCTGAGACTGGGTCGTCCGGATTTGCGCCGCTACACCGACCGGTTCAACGTGCCGCCCGCCGAAGCGGGTGCGGCGCTGTCGGTGACGTGGCTGGGCGTGGCCACGCTGCTACTCGATGACGGGTCGTCGGCGCTGATGACCGACGGCTATTTCTCCCGCCCGAGTTTGGCGCAGGTTGGCGTCGGCAAGGTGGCGCCGTCACCGCCGCTGGTGGACGGCTGCCTGGCCCGGGCCAAGGTATCTCGGCTGGCTGCGGTTATCCCGGTACACACCCACATCGACCATGCCCTGGATTCCGCATTGGTCGCCGACCGCACCGGCGCCCAGTTGGTCGGAGGCGAGTCCGCGGCGAACGTGGGTCGCGGTTACGGCTT from Mycobacterium kubicae includes these protein-coding regions:
- a CDS encoding substrate-binding domain-containing protein: MSPTPRARATLASLAAELKVSRTTISNAFNRPDQLSADLRERVLATAKRMGYAGPDPVARSLRTRKAGAVGLVMAEPLTYFFSDPAARDFVAGVAQSCEEGGQGLLLVAVGATRNRDDGTAAVLGAGVDGFVVYSVCDDDPYLQTVLQRRLPVVIVDQPKDISGVSRVGIDDRAAMRKIADYVLGLGHREIGLLTMRLGSDRRQGLVDAERLRSPAFDVQRERIIGVWEAMKAAGVDPDSLTVVESYEHLPTSGGDAAKVALEANPRITALMCTADILALSAMDYLRAHGIYVPGQMTVTGFDGVPDAISRGLTTVAQPSLQKGRRAGELLQNPPRSGLPVVEMLDTELIRGRTAGPPA
- a CDS encoding metal ABC transporter solute-binding protein, Zn/Mn family, with product MAFTAALFGLIACGIVAGCGSEGPAHPGAVAVVASTDVWGSVARAVAGGHLPVKSVLTGADADPHSYEATAADAAAIADADLVVYNGGGYDPWVDRVLAAHPDIPAIDAYSLLGTVPAGQAPDEHVFYNLSVAKSVAVTIADRLATIDPPHAADYRANAAEFARGADAIANSEHAIAATYPATGVIATEPVVNYLLAAAGLINRTPAAFTMANENDNDPSPADVASVLDMIDHREVKAVLINPQTSSAVTNDLQAAARRAGVPVTEVTETLPRGTDYLTWQRNTVNQLTAALRSGR
- a CDS encoding metal ABC transporter ATP-binding protein; its protein translation is MSHDAVALSGARLAFGDRVLWDHLDLSVTPGEFIAVLGPNGTGKTSLLKVLLGQLALSAGSAEVDGQRVTPGRSRSPRIGYVPQHHPIDPEVMLRGSDLVRLGIDGRRWGALPLRSADRAARRHAVERALEQVNGERLAGVRVGLMSGGELQRVRVAQALAGDPTLLLCDEPLLTLDPANAKLISGLIDRRRRDAGTTVIVVTHEVNNILPYVDRVLYLVNGRFEIGTVEQVMTTQTLSALYRADIEVVKVKDRYVVVGAPDGHAP
- a CDS encoding metal ABC transporter permease, encoding MNERLADLLHHLFAFDLTAHLLRHDFVQQALLAAGLLGLVAGLIGPFIVMRQMSFAVHGSSELSLTGAAFALLTGMHVGVGALLGSALAAALFGVLGQRNRERDSVIGVVLAFGLGLAVLFIHLYPGRTGTAFALLTGQIVGVGYSGLAMLAVVCALVVVVLTICYRPLLFATVDPDVAAAAGVPVRALGIVFAALVGVVAAQAVQIVGALLVMSLLITPAAAAARLVAAPAAAIVTSVVFAEVAAVGGIVLSLAPGVPVSVFVATISFLIYLICWLLGRRRSG
- a CDS encoding sensor domain-containing protein → MLAVGCTKVVDGSAVAADTSGPLHQAPIAVAALEGLMLDSSQINRELSATSMKVWFNAKVMWDWSKNVSDKDCLAVDGPAQDKVYAGTGWTAMRGQRLDDSVNDSKKRQHYAIQAVVAFSNAQDANNFYTNQVQSWKNCSNRRFSDVAPNQPDTVWTVAGVVTENGTLSTSQVQEGGDGWTCQRALTVRNNIAIDIVTCAYNQTGSVATDIALQIAAKAAKQ
- a CDS encoding LamB/YcsF family protein, whose translation is MPAIDLNADLGEGFGVWRLGDDDAMLGIVSSANVACGFHAGDPAGLLRVCRSAAERGVRIGAQVSYRDLAGFGRRFIDATAEDLLADIVYQIGALQAIAHVAGSTVSYVKPHGALYNTIVSYREQAAAVADAVAAVDVTLPVLGLAGSVFFEEARRVGLRTVAEAFADRAYTPQGRLVSRRQPGAVLEDPAFIANRVVAMVTSGEVEAVDGSTVAVTVESVCVHGDSPGAVQIATAVRDRLNSAGIDVRAFC